One Pelagicoccus sp. SDUM812003 genomic window carries:
- a CDS encoding Rrf2 family transcriptional regulator, producing the protein MANYAIASLSYLAANYHKDGFKANSQTIAKARNLSRPLVGKLMSQMSTAGLVNGTPGPGGGFYLSKSPSEISLLEIVRLFEKVEESLMCPFGPGWCGNGDPCPFHYELEDKRDEMLSWLSNTNLQVFADHPIKPDRGYGVEAS; encoded by the coding sequence ATGGCGAATTACGCGATCGCGAGCTTGAGCTACCTCGCGGCGAACTATCACAAGGACGGGTTCAAGGCGAATTCGCAGACAATCGCAAAAGCTCGCAATCTGTCGCGCCCGCTTGTGGGCAAGCTGATGTCGCAGATGTCGACGGCGGGGCTGGTTAACGGCACACCCGGCCCGGGCGGTGGGTTTTATCTTTCGAAGTCGCCTTCGGAGATTTCTCTGCTGGAGATCGTGCGTCTTTTCGAGAAGGTGGAGGAGTCTCTGATGTGTCCGTTTGGTCCGGGGTGGTGTGGCAACGGCGATCCGTGCCCGTTCCACTACGAGCTGGAGGACAAGCGCGACGAGATGCTGTCTTGGCTTTCCAACACCAATTTGCAGGTGTTCGCGGACCATCCCATCAAGCCGGATCGCGGCTACGGCGTGGAAGCGTCCTGA
- a CDS encoding response regulator, protein MPDEDFAPRLGRDELLRFAELGPDSLTRIWDQIEYLMVLLQPGTEEIPIVIADCNKAWCVAHGYEREELIGRSIDMLEVVPWTKNLGTDWFDTIRDQCHAGEALHRTKDGETLLVDFTVFSLESEGRTFALGIDRDISMGGDREREMRQSFARWFFAMEASEEGIWDWDLERDEIWVSPRWNALLGRPMVSERLSRRIWLSGIHPHDASAVTAAILETLEGKRNRIALEYRFRKPDGAWIWLNAKGKIMRDEDGASVRMLGTLTDISERKRAAEELEKAKVQAEAASVAKSQFLATMSHEIRTPLNGIMGVSHLLAGTQLDDEQRRYLETVHKSGEALLSVINSVLSFSKIESGVLELEKRPFDLLACIESAFDVVAPLAKEKGLEASLDIDSGLPKEAVGDGPKLGQVLINLLGNAVKFTETGSVELRVAKRELPMSGERRLATLVFEIVDTGIGIPSSQVGRLFAPFSQVDASANRRYGGSGLGLAISKRLIEGMGGYIEIESSEGAGSLFRCVLTLPVSNAEALEEASILRGKRALVAMAASRARHVLMDFLQRSSVETHVFESEQQTRSLLSGADGLDFALVDAEWEMDDGSPLAEQLAKGLGGKPLPTLRLVSSKDASAPREPMLESVYRPIKLRQVVVCLKKLLSPPDLSPPWTREAEGLAAASESELKAERVLIVEDNPVNSFVAKKLLLKFGYDSEVAEDGFQGVEKVEKLHFDIVFLDLHMPGINGFETLERIRKVCRNGRPMPWVIALTANALDEDRERCLDFGMDDFLGKPIHPKALKAALDRATRRDRA, encoded by the coding sequence ATGCCTGACGAGGATTTCGCACCTAGATTAGGTCGTGACGAACTGTTGCGATTCGCCGAGCTTGGACCCGATTCGCTGACCCGTATCTGGGATCAGATCGAGTACTTGATGGTGCTGCTGCAGCCGGGCACGGAAGAGATTCCGATCGTCATCGCCGACTGCAACAAGGCCTGGTGCGTGGCGCATGGATACGAGCGGGAGGAGCTGATCGGCCGCTCGATCGATATGCTCGAGGTAGTTCCCTGGACTAAAAACCTCGGCACGGACTGGTTCGATACGATACGGGATCAATGCCATGCTGGAGAGGCCCTGCACCGAACCAAGGATGGCGAGACGCTGCTGGTCGACTTCACGGTTTTCTCCCTCGAATCGGAGGGCCGGACGTTCGCCTTGGGAATCGATCGCGATATCTCCATGGGGGGCGATCGCGAGAGGGAGATGCGCCAGTCCTTCGCTCGATGGTTTTTCGCCATGGAAGCGAGCGAAGAAGGCATTTGGGATTGGGATCTTGAGAGGGACGAGATTTGGGTCTCGCCTCGCTGGAACGCCTTGCTGGGTAGGCCAATGGTTTCGGAGCGTCTTTCGCGACGGATTTGGCTGAGCGGAATTCATCCGCATGATGCCTCGGCCGTGACCGCCGCCATTTTGGAGACGCTGGAGGGAAAACGGAATCGAATCGCGCTCGAATACCGTTTTCGCAAGCCGGATGGTGCGTGGATCTGGCTGAATGCCAAGGGGAAGATCATGCGCGATGAGGACGGGGCAAGTGTGCGCATGCTAGGCACCTTGACCGACATCAGCGAGCGGAAGCGGGCTGCGGAAGAGCTGGAGAAAGCGAAGGTGCAAGCGGAAGCGGCTAGCGTGGCCAAAAGTCAGTTTCTAGCCACCATGAGCCATGAGATTCGCACGCCGCTAAATGGCATAATGGGAGTGTCTCACCTTTTGGCTGGGACGCAGTTGGACGACGAGCAGCGCCGCTACCTTGAGACGGTGCACAAGAGCGGAGAGGCGTTGCTCTCGGTGATCAATAGCGTGCTGAGTTTCTCCAAGATCGAATCAGGAGTTCTGGAGTTGGAGAAGCGCCCGTTTGATCTGCTCGCTTGCATCGAGAGCGCCTTCGACGTGGTCGCCCCTTTAGCGAAGGAAAAAGGCCTGGAGGCATCTCTGGATATCGACTCCGGCTTGCCCAAGGAGGCGGTGGGCGACGGGCCGAAGCTCGGGCAGGTGCTGATCAACCTCCTGGGAAACGCCGTCAAGTTCACGGAAACGGGATCGGTCGAGCTGAGGGTAGCGAAGCGGGAGCTGCCGATGAGCGGCGAGCGGCGCTTAGCCACCCTTGTGTTCGAAATCGTGGACACCGGGATCGGGATCCCATCGTCGCAGGTGGGCAGATTGTTCGCCCCGTTTTCCCAGGTCGATGCGTCGGCGAATCGTCGCTATGGAGGCTCGGGGTTGGGCTTGGCGATATCGAAGCGCTTGATCGAAGGCATGGGCGGCTACATCGAGATCGAAAGCTCGGAAGGCGCGGGCAGTCTGTTTCGTTGCGTGCTTACATTGCCGGTTTCGAACGCCGAGGCTTTGGAGGAAGCGTCCATTCTTCGCGGCAAGCGAGCCCTAGTGGCTATGGCGGCCTCGCGGGCTCGGCACGTCCTGATGGATTTTCTCCAGCGTTCTTCGGTGGAAACCCATGTGTTCGAGAGCGAGCAGCAGACGCGTTCGCTTCTGAGTGGCGCCGATGGTCTCGACTTCGCTTTGGTCGACGCGGAATGGGAGATGGATGACGGCAGCCCCCTAGCGGAGCAGTTGGCCAAAGGACTGGGAGGAAAACCGCTGCCTACGCTTCGTCTCGTCTCGTCCAAGGATGCCAGCGCTCCGCGAGAGCCGATGTTGGAATCGGTGTATCGTCCCATCAAGCTGCGGCAGGTTGTGGTCTGTTTGAAAAAGCTGCTCAGCCCTCCTGATCTCAGTCCGCCATGGACTCGGGAAGCGGAAGGTTTGGCGGCGGCGAGCGAAAGCGAACTCAAAGCCGAACGCGTGCTGATCGTGGAAGACAATCCGGTGAACAGCTTCGTGGCGAAGAAGCTGTTGTTGAAGTTTGGATACGATTCGGAAGTCGCCGAAGATGGCTTTCAGGGTGTGGAGAAAGTCGAAAAGCTGCACTTCGATATCGTTTTTCTGGACCTTCATATGCCGGGTATCAATGGGTTTGAAACCTTGGAGCGCATCCGGAAGGTGTGCCGAAATGGTCGCCCAATGCCGTGGGTGATCGCTCTCACCGCCAACGCCTTGGATGAGGATCGGGAGCGCTGCTTGGACTTCGGGATGGACGACTTTCTCGGCAAGCCGATCCATCCGAAGGCCTTGAAAGCGGCCTTGGACAGGGCGACGCGAAGAGACCGCGCTTAG
- a CDS encoding HAD-IC family P-type ATPase, whose product MPLERELGQAKQGQVACQHCGTRFHPVDPGETFCCAGCEYVYRIIKDESLDRFYELRGEVSQPVGASVFGNADYNWLVPLIEAAEARGELASLSLALEGVSCVGCVWLVDHLFSDLQGGVSCRVNVQYGTFDLEWRSGKCDVLGFVRRLKQFGYRVCPVRQSRESESKQVVWKLGLAGAFALNGMLYTLPAYLGMEPGFVVAMHFNWLSAFFATLSLVFCGTYFIGRAVRAALQGIAHLDLPISLGIVFAYFVSWYGMHQKNDALVYFDFVCTFVFLMLVGRWLQVVAIERNRNRLADIMLEAPEVEVEASSGARVKASADQLGTGDRYWLGSGQRVPVRSRLLSARASLGMDWISGETESKLVETGGEAPSGAALENQFSVKLEAREPWDASLLARLSRRSARSRERDEIAQRWIFRYLLAAFALAVGGGAFWWRFSGLGDGLKVFISILVVSCPCALGIAWPFADEIALARLKRSGVFVTTHSLWNRISRIRRIVFDKTGTLTRSALTLLNPSCLDSLNPAALEALSALCSLSRHPVASTIRECLMAKGRFVDSTAEQQVDEQIGQGLEWSNGAQIWRLGRTAWALSKEESDRTGTVLSLNGKLVVELLFEDQPLPDSLRELRALKSKGFALSILSGDRQSKAVKIGRMLGLSESDVFGEMRPEEKASWLQTHEPHECLMVGDGANDTLAFELAACCGAPANEQGIVAERADFHYLGSGIQGIRLVVEMAKRRRSAVLALMAFALAYNVFAIGLSLAGWVTPLIAAVLMPLSSIASLGIVWAAMGVARR is encoded by the coding sequence ATGCCGCTAGAGCGCGAGCTGGGGCAGGCCAAGCAGGGGCAAGTCGCTTGCCAGCACTGCGGCACGCGCTTTCATCCTGTCGACCCGGGGGAAACGTTTTGCTGCGCTGGTTGCGAGTACGTGTATCGAATCATCAAGGACGAGTCCTTGGATCGGTTTTACGAGCTGAGGGGCGAGGTTTCGCAGCCGGTCGGAGCGAGCGTTTTCGGAAACGCCGACTACAACTGGTTGGTCCCGCTGATTGAAGCGGCGGAAGCCCGGGGCGAACTCGCGTCGCTAAGCCTCGCTCTGGAAGGCGTATCCTGCGTGGGCTGCGTCTGGCTGGTCGATCACCTGTTTTCCGATCTGCAAGGAGGCGTCTCCTGCCGCGTGAACGTGCAGTATGGGACTTTCGACTTGGAGTGGCGCTCGGGCAAATGCGACGTGTTGGGATTTGTTCGCCGGTTGAAGCAGTTCGGCTACCGCGTCTGTCCGGTTCGCCAATCGAGGGAGTCGGAGTCGAAGCAAGTGGTTTGGAAACTGGGGCTGGCCGGGGCCTTCGCCTTGAACGGCATGCTGTACACGTTGCCTGCCTATCTGGGCATGGAGCCGGGCTTCGTGGTGGCCATGCATTTCAATTGGCTTTCGGCATTCTTCGCGACGCTGAGCCTGGTGTTTTGCGGGACCTATTTCATCGGCAGAGCGGTTCGGGCGGCGCTGCAGGGAATCGCCCACCTGGATCTGCCGATATCGCTCGGCATCGTGTTCGCGTATTTCGTGAGCTGGTACGGGATGCACCAGAAGAACGACGCCCTGGTGTATTTCGACTTCGTGTGCACCTTCGTCTTTTTGATGCTGGTGGGACGCTGGCTGCAGGTCGTGGCGATCGAGCGAAACCGGAACCGACTGGCGGACATCATGCTCGAAGCGCCGGAGGTGGAGGTGGAGGCGAGCTCCGGAGCCCGAGTGAAGGCCAGCGCGGACCAGCTTGGAACGGGAGACCGCTATTGGCTCGGTTCTGGACAGCGCGTCCCGGTGCGCTCGCGCTTGCTGAGCGCCCGAGCCAGTCTTGGCATGGATTGGATCAGCGGGGAAACCGAATCGAAGCTGGTGGAAACTGGCGGCGAGGCCCCTTCGGGCGCCGCGTTGGAAAATCAGTTCAGCGTCAAGCTGGAGGCTCGGGAGCCTTGGGATGCGTCCCTGCTTGCCCGGCTCTCTCGTCGTTCCGCTCGGTCCCGCGAACGCGACGAGATTGCCCAGCGATGGATTTTTCGCTATCTGCTGGCGGCCTTTGCCCTCGCGGTGGGTGGGGGCGCATTCTGGTGGAGGTTTTCAGGGCTGGGAGATGGGCTGAAGGTTTTCATCTCGATCTTGGTGGTTTCCTGCCCGTGCGCCTTGGGAATCGCCTGGCCGTTCGCCGACGAGATCGCGTTGGCTCGACTGAAGCGCTCGGGCGTTTTCGTGACCACGCACTCGCTTTGGAACCGCATTTCTCGCATCAGACGCATCGTCTTCGACAAGACCGGAACCTTGACGCGATCCGCGTTGACGCTGCTAAACCCGAGCTGCCTGGATTCGCTGAATCCTGCCGCGCTCGAAGCCCTGAGCGCGCTCTGCTCGCTCTCCCGGCACCCTGTTGCGTCGACCATACGAGAGTGCCTGATGGCAAAGGGACGTTTCGTCGATTCTACTGCCGAGCAACAAGTCGATGAGCAAATCGGGCAAGGGCTGGAGTGGAGCAACGGAGCCCAGATCTGGCGTCTGGGGCGGACGGCTTGGGCGCTTTCGAAAGAGGAGTCCGACCGGACCGGCACGGTATTGAGTTTGAATGGGAAACTCGTGGTGGAGCTTCTGTTTGAGGATCAGCCCTTGCCGGATTCTCTGCGTGAGCTGCGAGCCCTGAAAAGCAAGGGCTTCGCGCTCTCCATTCTCAGCGGGGACCGTCAATCCAAGGCGGTCAAGATTGGTCGCATGCTTGGGCTGTCGGAGTCGGACGTCTTCGGCGAAATGAGACCGGAGGAAAAAGCGTCCTGGCTGCAGACCCACGAGCCCCATGAATGCCTGATGGTGGGAGACGGGGCCAACGACACCCTGGCTTTCGAGCTGGCCGCTTGCTGTGGGGCGCCGGCTAACGAGCAAGGCATCGTAGCCGAGCGGGCGGACTTCCACTACCTCGGAAGCGGCATCCAAGGGATCCGTTTGGTGGTCGAGATGGCTAAGCGACGCAGGTCGGCGGTGCTCGCCCTCATGGCCTTCGCTCTCGCCTACAACGTTTTCGCTATCGGTCTTTCGTTGGCTGGCTGGGTGACGCCGCTGATCGCCGCAGTGCTCATGCCCTTGAGCTCGATTGCCAGTTTGGGAATCGTTTGGGCGGCGATGGGCGTCGCGCGGCGCTGA
- the uvrA gene encoding excinuclease ABC subunit UvrA — MISSHSKPDAIRLRGVRQNNLKNIDVDIPLGKYIAVTGLSGAGKSSLVFDTLHAEGQRRYVETFSAYTRQFLDLLEKPDLDEAENVRPSIAIEQKNTIKTSRSTVGTMTELTDFFKVWFSHAATLFDPVTNEPIHDDNPQTIWQKALARFPEESLVVAFEVKKPKKLSWPEILASVKAQGYSRFFKKDAASQLPSLHRIEDESAKSSEAWAGDASILIVQDRIQISDTQRARFLEAAEAALEFGQGELQLLEKSGEERARYVRGLRSTSSEKTYRPASPPLFSFNSPIGACPKCRGFGRVIEIDYRLAIPDTNLSIEQGLVKAFEGKVYGESKNDLIRACRRLKISTTKPFNTLTKRQQDIVVNGEPSYRERSDTDEQWDGSTWYGVKGFFDWLEKNTYKMHVRIFLSRYRAYVKCPICDGTRLQPDSLCWKWQDLRLPDLYQLPIKDLLPLIEGSSRAAADRASHQNNQAAIARDAILSRLRYLNHVGLGYLTLDRPARTLSGGEVERVNLTSCLGASLVDTLFVLDEPSVGLHARDIDRLITIVRTLTDAGNTVVVVEHDESMIQAADHVIEVGPEPGAAGGRIVFEGDQNQLRASSESITGHYLSGRKRIPAPEQTRPVATAESKNRDRHPKLRIQGASKHNIRGLSIDMPLQRFVCLSGVSGSGKSTLLNAVIHQNLLAQEGKLVDDPAEIVSLTHDIDFDEVVLVDQSPVSRTPRSNPIVFVEAWDEIRKLFGKLPASEANGYTASSFSFNAGDGRCEPCKGLGYEKIEMQFLSDVYVPCPHCDGKRFKKELLEITFHDHSISDLLELTIHQAMELFSEYPKIHDKLAALDQVGLGYLKSGQPLNTLSGGESQRLKLVKYLASSTKKAGATGSLILLDEPTTGLHKHDVRRLLGVLQTIVDSGHSLMVIEHNIDVLKCADWIIEMGPDAGSDGGRVVFQGTPRSCAQTASTETSKYLRAEFESGNERLAAEAPKPYNPSALQTDGSRTALSSCLTVTGAREHNLKNISVSIPHYEFTVVTGVSGSGKSTLAFDIVFGEGQRRFMESMSPYARQFVEQLPRPDLDQLTGIQPTVAIEQRVTRGSRKSTVATITEVAQYLRLLYSRLGIPHTPVSGNPLLAQTESELKNRLQTIITSPAAKKAKQLYLLAPLIRNRKGHHQPIANWIADHGYEMMRVDGRLIFTDDFKKLDRYKEHNIEVVIADLKPLASKSKANATRLAALLKEALQRGKGTALVIPTTSARSADASSIHYLSTTRMDPETGEALPELDPKDFSFNSHKGWCPTCRGHGRIYPWMRERLEDDEELAKAIGADDSSEEEDSAIVCPDCDGERLNRTSRHVYLYLKNGDKISLPQLLAQDPSALLATLKKLKLDTRGKIIARDIVSQIHERLRFLDQVGLEYLSLDRPTQTLSGGEAQRIRLAAQLGSNLAGVLYVLDEPSIGLHARDGDRLIETLKRLKGKGNTLLVVEHDDATMEHADRIIDLGPAAGIHGGELIAQGTVAELKSNEASLTGRYLKAGIRHPLRGQYRATSKATTRSKTPGAAFLSLSGVTFRNLSKQSVHIPKNRLTMVCGASGAGKSSLIRDLLGPATSFAIKSKKDRTTGKTFASKGPSIEGNEGQVLFESLSGAAGFRSVIEVDQSPIGKTPRSTPATYLGVFDIIRQFFASLPESKMRGYKPGRFSFNTAHGRCETCSGAGRVKLEMSFMPDTYVTCEDCGGSRYGPELLDLHWKGKSIADVLSMSFEEAATFFDFHSQLGEIMQLMVETGLGYLTLGQSSPTLSGGEAQRLKLVTELAKGLQSYTERSRGIARTNLYLLEEPTIGLHLSDCEKLILLLQKLVDQGHTVVVIEHHLDLIQEADYVIEVGPGGGPKGGKILYQGPLAGLRKSKRSITAPYLSL, encoded by the coding sequence ATGATTTCCAGCCACAGCAAGCCCGACGCCATCCGCCTGCGCGGCGTCAGACAGAACAATCTCAAGAACATCGACGTCGACATTCCGCTCGGGAAATACATCGCCGTCACCGGACTAAGCGGAGCGGGCAAGTCCTCCCTGGTCTTCGATACCCTGCACGCCGAAGGCCAGCGACGCTACGTGGAGACCTTCTCCGCCTACACCCGCCAGTTCCTCGACCTGCTGGAGAAGCCGGACCTCGACGAAGCGGAAAACGTGCGCCCTTCCATCGCCATCGAGCAGAAGAACACCATCAAGACCTCACGCTCGACCGTCGGCACCATGACCGAGCTGACCGACTTCTTCAAGGTCTGGTTCTCCCACGCGGCCACGCTTTTCGATCCTGTCACCAACGAGCCAATACACGACGACAATCCTCAGACCATATGGCAAAAGGCCTTGGCCCGTTTTCCAGAGGAATCGCTTGTCGTCGCCTTCGAAGTCAAAAAGCCGAAAAAGCTCAGCTGGCCGGAAATCCTCGCCTCAGTGAAGGCCCAGGGCTACTCCCGCTTTTTCAAGAAAGACGCAGCCTCGCAGCTCCCGTCTCTGCACAGGATCGAGGACGAGAGCGCGAAGTCCTCCGAAGCCTGGGCGGGCGACGCGTCGATTCTGATAGTCCAGGATCGAATCCAAATATCCGATACGCAACGGGCGCGATTTCTCGAAGCCGCCGAAGCGGCCCTCGAGTTCGGCCAGGGCGAACTGCAGCTCCTCGAAAAGTCCGGCGAAGAGCGAGCCCGCTACGTCCGCGGCCTTCGATCGACCTCTTCGGAAAAGACCTACCGTCCCGCCAGCCCACCGCTGTTCTCCTTCAACTCGCCCATCGGAGCATGCCCGAAATGCCGCGGCTTCGGTCGCGTCATCGAAATCGACTACCGACTCGCCATCCCCGACACCAACCTCTCCATCGAACAAGGCTTGGTGAAAGCCTTCGAAGGGAAGGTCTACGGTGAGTCGAAAAACGACCTCATCAGGGCCTGCCGCCGTCTCAAGATTTCAACGACAAAACCCTTCAACACGCTTACCAAGCGACAGCAGGACATCGTCGTAAACGGCGAGCCGTCCTATCGCGAGCGAAGCGACACGGACGAGCAGTGGGATGGTTCGACCTGGTACGGCGTGAAGGGCTTCTTCGATTGGCTGGAGAAGAACACCTACAAGATGCACGTTCGCATTTTCCTCTCCCGCTACCGTGCCTACGTCAAATGCCCCATTTGCGACGGCACCCGCTTGCAGCCGGACTCGCTCTGCTGGAAATGGCAGGATCTTCGCCTACCGGATCTCTACCAACTGCCCATCAAAGACCTGCTCCCGCTGATCGAAGGCAGCTCCCGAGCCGCCGCGGACCGCGCCTCCCACCAGAACAATCAAGCAGCCATCGCTCGCGACGCCATTCTGTCGCGCCTGCGCTACCTCAACCACGTCGGTCTCGGCTACCTCACCTTGGACCGTCCCGCCCGCACCCTCTCCGGCGGGGAGGTGGAACGCGTCAACCTCACCTCATGCCTCGGCGCGTCCCTGGTGGACACGCTTTTCGTCCTTGACGAGCCTTCCGTGGGCTTGCACGCCCGCGACATCGACCGCCTCATCACGATCGTGCGCACCCTCACCGATGCCGGCAACACGGTTGTGGTGGTGGAACACGACGAATCCATGATCCAAGCGGCGGATCACGTCATCGAGGTCGGTCCCGAACCAGGAGCAGCTGGCGGCAGGATCGTGTTCGAAGGGGATCAAAACCAGCTGCGCGCCTCGAGCGAATCCATCACAGGACACTACCTCTCCGGACGAAAGCGGATTCCCGCTCCCGAGCAAACGCGCCCCGTGGCGACTGCGGAGTCAAAAAACAGAGACAGGCACCCCAAGCTGCGCATTCAAGGAGCGTCCAAGCACAACATCCGCGGCCTTTCGATCGACATGCCGCTGCAACGTTTCGTCTGCCTATCCGGCGTCTCCGGCTCCGGCAAGTCCACCTTGCTCAACGCAGTGATCCACCAAAACCTGCTGGCTCAGGAGGGCAAACTGGTCGACGACCCGGCGGAGATCGTCTCCCTCACGCATGACATCGACTTCGACGAAGTCGTTCTGGTCGACCAAAGCCCCGTCTCGCGCACCCCGCGGTCGAACCCGATCGTTTTCGTCGAAGCCTGGGACGAGATTCGCAAGCTCTTCGGAAAGCTTCCCGCGTCGGAAGCGAACGGATACACAGCATCCAGTTTCTCCTTCAACGCGGGCGATGGTCGCTGCGAGCCTTGCAAGGGACTCGGCTACGAGAAGATCGAGATGCAGTTTCTTTCCGACGTCTACGTGCCCTGTCCGCATTGCGATGGAAAACGTTTCAAGAAAGAGCTGCTCGAAATCACCTTCCACGACCACAGCATCTCCGACCTGCTCGAGCTCACCATTCACCAAGCCATGGAGCTCTTCTCAGAGTATCCTAAAATCCACGACAAACTGGCAGCACTCGATCAGGTCGGCCTCGGCTACCTAAAGTCAGGACAGCCGCTCAACACCCTGTCCGGTGGCGAATCCCAGCGGCTCAAGCTGGTCAAATACCTCGCAAGCTCGACAAAAAAAGCCGGTGCCACAGGATCGCTGATCCTACTGGATGAGCCGACCACCGGTCTGCACAAGCACGATGTGCGACGCTTGCTCGGCGTGCTGCAGACCATCGTCGACTCGGGGCACAGCCTGATGGTCATCGAGCACAACATAGACGTGCTCAAGTGCGCGGATTGGATCATCGAAATGGGCCCGGACGCCGGCAGCGACGGTGGACGCGTCGTATTCCAAGGCACGCCTCGATCCTGCGCCCAGACCGCCAGCACCGAAACGTCGAAGTACCTGAGAGCCGAGTTCGAGAGCGGAAACGAACGCCTCGCAGCCGAAGCCCCCAAACCCTACAATCCCTCCGCTCTCCAGACCGATGGGTCTCGGACTGCCCTGTCCTCCTGCCTCACCGTCACCGGAGCCCGAGAACACAATCTGAAAAACATCAGCGTATCCATTCCTCACTACGAGTTCACTGTGGTGACCGGAGTTTCCGGTTCCGGAAAGTCGACCTTGGCCTTCGATATCGTGTTCGGCGAAGGTCAACGGCGCTTCATGGAGTCGATGTCTCCTTACGCCCGGCAATTTGTCGAGCAGCTTCCCCGTCCCGACCTCGACCAGCTGACAGGGATCCAGCCCACCGTAGCGATCGAGCAACGCGTCACACGCGGTTCACGCAAATCAACCGTAGCCACTATCACGGAAGTCGCTCAATACCTTCGCCTTCTCTACTCGCGCCTTGGCATCCCTCACACCCCCGTATCCGGAAACCCGCTACTCGCTCAAACGGAGAGCGAGTTGAAGAATCGTCTCCAGACTATCATTACGAGTCCAGCGGCGAAAAAAGCCAAGCAGCTGTACCTGCTCGCGCCCTTGATTCGCAACCGAAAAGGCCACCACCAGCCCATCGCAAACTGGATCGCAGACCACGGATACGAAATGATGCGAGTCGACGGCCGGTTGATCTTCACCGACGACTTCAAGAAGCTCGACCGCTACAAGGAGCACAATATCGAGGTCGTCATCGCCGATCTGAAACCGCTCGCTTCCAAAAGCAAAGCCAACGCCACCCGACTCGCTGCCCTGCTTAAGGAAGCGCTGCAACGCGGCAAAGGAACCGCTCTCGTCATCCCGACGACCAGCGCTCGCTCCGCCGACGCCTCGTCCATTCACTACTTGTCCACCACTCGCATGGACCCGGAAACGGGAGAAGCGCTGCCCGAGCTCGATCCGAAGGACTTCTCCTTCAACTCCCACAAGGGCTGGTGCCCGACCTGTCGCGGACACGGACGCATCTACCCTTGGATGCGAGAGCGGTTGGAAGACGACGAGGAGCTCGCCAAGGCCATCGGAGCCGACGACTCTTCCGAGGAGGAAGACTCCGCGATCGTTTGTCCCGACTGCGATGGCGAACGGCTCAACCGGACCAGCCGCCATGTCTATCTGTATCTGAAAAACGGTGACAAAATATCCCTCCCCCAGCTTCTAGCCCAGGACCCGAGCGCCTTGCTCGCTACCCTCAAGAAGCTCAAGCTGGACACTCGCGGAAAGATCATCGCCCGCGACATCGTCTCGCAAATCCACGAGCGCTTGCGCTTCCTCGACCAGGTCGGTCTTGAATACCTTTCACTCGACCGTCCGACTCAGACCCTTTCCGGCGGCGAAGCACAACGTATACGCCTGGCCGCTCAACTCGGCTCCAATCTCGCCGGCGTGCTGTACGTTCTCGACGAGCCAAGCATCGGTCTGCATGCTCGCGATGGCGACCGACTGATCGAGACCCTCAAGCGCCTCAAAGGCAAAGGGAATACGCTTCTGGTCGTCGAACATGACGATGCGACCATGGAACATGCCGATCGCATCATAGACCTTGGCCCGGCAGCGGGCATCCACGGAGGCGAGCTGATCGCTCAAGGCACCGTAGCGGAGCTGAAGAGCAATGAGGCGTCGCTCACCGGGCGCTACCTCAAAGCGGGCATCCGCCATCCTCTTCGAGGCCAGTACCGCGCCACTTCCAAAGCGACCACTCGATCGAAAACGCCCGGAGCAGCGTTCCTGTCGCTCTCCGGAGTCACCTTCCGCAACCTAAGCAAGCAAAGCGTTCACATCCCGAAGAATCGCCTCACTATGGTGTGCGGAGCCTCAGGCGCGGGCAAATCCTCGCTCATACGCGACCTTCTTGGCCCTGCGACGTCCTTCGCCATCAAGTCGAAAAAGGACAGGACAACTGGGAAGACCTTCGCCAGCAAAGGACCTTCCATCGAAGGCAACGAAGGCCAGGTCCTCTTCGAATCCCTATCCGGGGCAGCCGGTTTTCGCTCCGTCATCGAAGTCGATCAGAGTCCTATCGGAAAAACCCCACGCTCCACGCCTGCGACCTATTTGGGTGTATTCGATATTATAAGACAGTTCTTCGCTAGCCTGCCCGAGTCCAAGATGCGTGGATACAAGCCGGGACGGTTTTCGTTCAACACCGCGCACGGTCGATGCGAGACCTGCTCCGGAGCTGGCCGGGTTAAGCTGGAAATGAGTTTCATGCCCGATACCTACGTCACCTGCGAGGATTGCGGCGGCTCGCGCTACGGCCCCGAGCTGCTGGATCTCCATTGGAAGGGCAAGAGCATCGCGGATGTGCTGTCGATGTCCTTCGAGGAAGCGGCCACGTTTTTCGACTTCCATAGCCAGCTAGGAGAAATCATGCAACTCATGGTGGAGACCGGCCTAGGCTACCTCACGCTCGGTCAGAGCAGCCCTACGCTCTCCGGCGGAGAAGCGCAGCGCCTGAAGCTGGTCACGGAACTGGCCAAAGGGCTGCAAAGCTACACGGAGCGCAGTCGAGGCATCGCCCGCACCAACCTCTACCTGCTCGAAGAGCCAACCATCGGTCTCCATCTCAGCGACTGCGAGAAGCTGATTCTTCTTTTGCAAAAGCTGGTGGATCAAGGCCACACCGTCGTGGTCATCGAGCATCACCTGGATCTCATTCAGGAGGCGGACTACGTCATCGAGGTCGGTCCCGGCGGCGGTCCGAAGGGAGGAAAAATCCTCTATCAAGGTCCCTTGGCGGGTCTCCGAAAGTCCAAACGCAGCATCACAGCTCCTTACCTCTCGCTTTGA